From the Candidatus Nomurabacteria bacterium genome, one window contains:
- a CDS encoding glycosyltransferase family 2 protein, which produces MLILAHMFDSIPSLQTIIIYTLSFASLFVQVFFLVTYIERRKDIVIRRKDIALKRYPSVSIVVPCYNEEKTLYKTVRSLLALDYPKNKLTIILVDDGSIDSTWSIMQKFSKNSQIQIHRKVNGGKHTAMNWGIENSDSELIGGLDADSFVDKEALKRIVTYFNDPATMAVAPSILVYQPNNILQKAQKAEYDMAIYTKKMLGFLGGIHVTPGPFSIFRKKVFNEIGPYKKAHNTEDQEIALRMHEFGYKIEHCPDAYVYTVSPRSVKALYKQRLRWIYGFIKNTLDYRRLFFKKKYGNLGFFTLPAGAISIMSVIALASIWISYLIKFINKKLVMWNTVGFESAVSPRSFDWFFINTEGIVFMSFVLYSLIVMALILGRRMGAGKKGLSLDVFYFVTVYSIIAPFWILKAIWNAIVSKESNWIGERKPGRAI; this is translated from the coding sequence ATGTTAATATTAGCCCACATGTTTGATTCAATTCCAAGTCTCCAAACTATCATAATTTACACCCTTTCTTTCGCCTCTTTGTTCGTGCAGGTGTTTTTTCTGGTTACATACATAGAAAGACGCAAGGATATTGTTATTCGCAGAAAAGATATTGCCCTAAAAAGATATCCTTCGGTCAGTATTGTTGTACCTTGTTACAACGAAGAAAAAACTCTATACAAAACAGTTAGATCTCTTTTGGCTTTAGATTATCCAAAAAATAAATTAACTATTATTCTTGTGGACGATGGAAGTATAGATAGTACTTGGTCTATAATGCAGAAATTTTCAAAGAACAGTCAGATACAAATTCACCGTAAAGTTAATGGTGGAAAACATACTGCTATGAACTGGGGTATAGAAAATTCAGACTCTGAGTTGATTGGAGGTTTAGACGCAGATTCTTTTGTAGACAAAGAAGCATTGAAGCGTATAGTTACGTATTTTAATGATCCAGCGACCATGGCTGTTGCACCTTCAATACTTGTCTATCAGCCAAACAATATTCTCCAGAAAGCTCAAAAGGCAGAATACGATATGGCAATATATACGAAAAAAATGCTCGGCTTTTTAGGTGGTATACATGTTACACCTGGCCCTTTTTCTATTTTTAGAAAAAAAGTATTCAATGAAATTGGTCCTTATAAAAAAGCTCACAACACAGAAGATCAAGAGATTGCTCTACGTATGCATGAGTTTGGTTACAAGATAGAACATTGTCCAGATGCTTATGTGTATACAGTGAGCCCAAGGTCTGTGAAGGCTTTGTACAAACAAAGACTTCGTTGGATATATGGTTTTATAAAAAATACTCTTGATTATAGAAGACTTTTCTTTAAGAAGAAATATGGAAATTTGGGCTTCTTCACTCTACCTGCGGGTGCTATATCTATAATGTCAGTTATAGCTCTAGCTAGTATCTGGATTTCATACTTAATTAAATTTATAAATAAGAAGCTTGTTATGTGGAATACTGTTGGCTTTGAAAGTGCGGTATCACCTAGATCTTTTGATTGGTTTTTTATAAATACAGAAGGTATAGTTTTTATGTCTTTTGTTCTATACAGCCTTATAGTTATGGCTCTTATATTAGGACGTAGAATGGGTGCTGGTAAGAAAGGTTTGTCTTTGGATGTATTTTATTTTGTTACTGTGTACAGTATTATTGCTCCGTTTTGGATATTGAAAGCTATATGGAACGCAATAGTATCTAAAGAATCTAATTGGATAGGCGAACGTAAGCCAGGTAGAGCTATATAA
- a CDS encoding thioredoxin domain-containing protein, with the protein MTNENTPQNKKNLLTLPSAIVLAGFLIAIAIFASNSSGPKTSTNPDPEQAFLENIINDKNTVEVAPITERDHIIGSPDAKIVIFEYSDTECPFCKRFHGTLQQVVEKYGEDVAWVYRHFPIESLHAKAAKEAEATECAWEQGGNDMFWKYIDEVYRITPSNDGLESKMLYTIAEDIGLDKAAFTECLDTGRYASYVEENRKEGENAGAKGTPYNVLVVKGKTYPVSGALPLDMMEQLIDKLI; encoded by the coding sequence ATGACAAACGAAAATACACCACAAAATAAGAAAAATTTACTAACTTTACCTAGTGCTATAGTTTTGGCTGGCTTCCTGATAGCCATAGCTATATTTGCCTCAAATTCAAGCGGTCCAAAAACAAGTACAAACCCAGATCCAGAACAAGCATTTTTAGAAAATATTATAAATGACAAAAACACTGTGGAGGTTGCCCCCATAACTGAAAGAGACCACATAATCGGAAGCCCTGACGCAAAAATAGTTATATTTGAGTATTCAGACACAGAATGTCCGTTCTGTAAGAGATTCCACGGCACACTTCAACAGGTTGTAGAAAAATACGGAGAAGATGTAGCTTGGGTTTATAGGCATTTCCCTATCGAATCTCTTCATGCAAAAGCAGCAAAAGAAGCGGAAGCTACTGAATGCGCATGGGAGCAAGGCGGTAATGATATGTTTTGGAAATATATCGACGAAGTTTACAGAATAACACCATCAAACGACGGCTTAGAATCTAAAATGCTTTACACAATTGCAGAAGATATTGGTTTAGATAAAGCAGCATTTACAGAATGTTTAGACACTGGCAGATATGCTTCATATGTAGAAGAAAATCGTAAGGAAGGTGAAAATGCTGGAGCAAAAGGAACGCCTTACAATGTTCTTGTGGTAAAAGGTAAGACATATCCAGTCTCTGGAGCGCTACCACTTGATATGATGGAACAATTGATAGACAAGTTAATATAA
- a CDS encoding sigma-70 family RNA polymerase sigma factor, translating to MSKKTAKKKKKVAPVKKPKAKKPAPKKKKTAKKSEPVVSTPATRKAAYAKANAAKKPKERPAGTKLNSAEKKALVLEQKSSLLIEKGRKRGFITYDEILQVFPDIENNILFLDELYDKFTVAGIDILEGGNLLDVDGPKDKNEYKHGKDHASYDSIQIYLKEIGQYPLIQANEEKELAKRIEQGDLEAKNLLARANLRLVVSIAKKYVGRSSDLTLLDLIQEGNLGLFKAVEKFDWTKGYKFSTYATWWIRQSITRALADQSRTIRIPVHMVETISKYKQVVRRLSQDLGREPLAEEIATEMGIDVEKIHIIENINQETISLEQPIGDDDEKSTRGEFIPDDKILRPDQESSRRILSDKIREVLDELSPKEKKILEMRYGLTDGVQHTLEEVGQEFGVTRERIRQIEAKVHEKLRQNDKILRLKNYFD from the coding sequence ATGAGTAAAAAAACTGCCAAAAAGAAGAAAAAAGTTGCTCCGGTTAAAAAACCAAAAGCAAAAAAACCAGCTCCAAAGAAGAAAAAAACTGCGAAAAAATCTGAACCAGTTGTTTCTACGCCTGCAACTCGTAAAGCTGCTTACGCTAAAGCAAATGCGGCTAAAAAACCAAAAGAACGTCCAGCTGGAACGAAGCTCAATTCTGCTGAAAAGAAAGCTCTAGTACTAGAACAAAAATCTAGTTTACTTATAGAAAAAGGTAGAAAGAGAGGTTTTATAACTTACGATGAGATATTACAGGTTTTTCCAGATATAGAGAACAATATTCTCTTTTTAGATGAGCTGTATGATAAATTCACAGTAGCGGGGATTGATATTTTAGAAGGTGGAAATTTACTTGATGTAGATGGTCCAAAAGATAAGAATGAATATAAGCATGGGAAGGATCATGCTTCTTATGACTCTATTCAGATATACCTAAAAGAAATTGGTCAGTATCCATTGATTCAAGCAAATGAAGAAAAAGAATTAGCTAAAAGAATTGAGCAAGGCGATCTTGAGGCTAAGAATTTACTTGCTCGAGCAAACCTGCGTCTTGTTGTTTCTATTGCAAAAAAATATGTTGGTCGTAGTTCAGACCTCACTCTACTAGACTTGATCCAAGAAGGTAACCTAGGGCTTTTCAAGGCAGTTGAAAAGTTCGATTGGACCAAAGGATATAAGTTTTCTACTTATGCGACTTGGTGGATTCGTCAGTCAATAACTCGTGCTCTTGCAGACCAATCTCGAACTATTCGTATTCCAGTGCATATGGTTGAAACAATTTCAAAATACAAACAAGTTGTAAGAAGATTGTCTCAAGACTTGGGTCGTGAACCTCTTGCAGAAGAAATTGCAACAGAAATGGGTATTGATGTTGAGAAGATTCATATTATTGAAAATATAAACCAAGAAACTATTTCTCTAGAACAACCAATAGGGGACGATGATGAAAAATCTACTAGAGGAGAATTTATTCCAGATGATAAAATATTGCGCCCAGATCAAGAGTCTTCTCGTAGAATATTGTCAGATAAAATTCGCGAAGTACTAGATGAGCTTTCTCCGAAAGAGAAAAAGATTCTGGAGATGCGTTATGGACTTACAGATGGGGTACAGCACACTTTAGAAGAGGTGGGGCAAGAGTTTGGGGTAACTCGTGAGCGTATTCGTCAGATTGAAGCAAAGGTTCATGAGAAGTTACGTCAAAACGATAAAATACTTAGACTTAAAAACTATTTCGATTAA
- a CDS encoding DNA primase, whose protein sequence is MISPVEQIKERLSIVDVVSSYVKLEKAGTYFKARCPFHNEKTASFFVSPGRGTYHCFGCAKGGDIFTFTEEIEGFDFSHALTYLAEKAGVTLVRESDSEKTKRSKLYSVMNEAALFYEKNRKNNADVNKYLYDRGLSEDTLVLFSVGYALPNWDSLVKYLRSKGYDENTMEEVGLVLKSEHGYIDRFRGRIMFPITDSQGRTVAFTGRIFVPPNTKEPENVGKYVNSPETVLYNKSRILYGYSKAKQAILRQGYVVVVEGQVDLLAAVQAGTENIVAVSGTAMTKDHLDLLNRFTDKIYFSFDSDNAGLKAGARGIELAIELGLEVKLLTLPKGDDPASLIKDKGVDAWQEIIKSAKHPVDFFLESIIENTKDERDRLKRVKNEVIPYLVMIGSDLERGHFIQKMSQALNAKEDDIRSEVESLLKNKNKDKVSANTVLVQKISVKSNKDRIVDRLMGIYIMGKIRKDVRVDIGELETEWQRILVTSLSEELDKIPENKREDILFESDIFYQTKESLKDDIKILCLELEKVLLEERFQALLIVLKKSEIDKDSVLALETLGECQKISKRIDEIKSQL, encoded by the coding sequence ATGATATCACCAGTTGAACAAATAAAAGAAAGGCTTTCCATAGTAGATGTTGTGTCTTCTTATGTAAAGCTAGAAAAAGCCGGTACGTACTTTAAAGCGAGATGTCCTTTTCACAACGAAAAGACTGCTTCGTTTTTCGTGTCGCCCGGCAGAGGGACTTATCATTGTTTTGGATGTGCAAAAGGAGGAGATATATTTACTTTTACCGAAGAGATAGAAGGATTTGATTTTTCTCATGCTCTAACATATCTTGCTGAAAAAGCTGGGGTTACTCTTGTTCGTGAATCTGATTCCGAAAAAACAAAACGCTCAAAATTATATAGCGTTATGAATGAGGCCGCGCTTTTTTATGAAAAAAATCGTAAAAATAATGCGGATGTAAATAAATACTTGTATGATCGCGGTTTGAGTGAAGATACTTTAGTACTTTTTTCTGTTGGATATGCTCTTCCTAATTGGGATTCTTTGGTTAAGTACCTTAGATCAAAAGGATATGATGAAAACACAATGGAAGAGGTTGGGTTGGTTCTAAAATCTGAGCATGGTTATATTGATAGATTTAGAGGGAGAATTATGTTTCCTATAACTGATTCTCAAGGGCGCACCGTGGCTTTTACTGGACGTATATTCGTACCACCAAATACTAAAGAGCCAGAAAATGTGGGCAAGTACGTGAACTCACCAGAAACGGTTTTATACAACAAATCTCGTATATTGTATGGCTATAGTAAGGCAAAACAGGCAATTTTACGTCAGGGGTATGTTGTTGTGGTAGAAGGTCAGGTAGACCTATTAGCTGCAGTACAGGCTGGTACAGAGAATATAGTGGCTGTTAGTGGTACTGCTATGACAAAGGATCACTTGGATCTACTAAATAGGTTTACAGATAAAATATATTTTTCATTTGATTCTGATAATGCAGGATTGAAAGCTGGTGCGCGCGGGATTGAGCTTGCGATAGAATTGGGACTAGAAGTTAAATTACTAACACTTCCAAAAGGAGATGATCCTGCTAGTTTGATAAAAGATAAGGGCGTAGATGCTTGGCAGGAGATTATAAAATCTGCTAAACATCCGGTAGATTTTTTCTTGGAGTCAATAATTGAAAATACAAAAGATGAAAGAGATAGATTGAAAAGAGTAAAAAATGAAGTGATTCCATATTTGGTTATGATCGGAAGTGATTTAGAGCGTGGTCATTTTATACAAAAAATGTCACAGGCTTTGAATGCAAAAGAGGATGATATTAGATCAGAAGTTGAATCTTTACTTAAAAATAAAAACAAGGACAAAGTTAGTGCGAATACTGTCCTTGTGCAGAAAATTTCGGTAAAATCAAACAAAGACCGCATAGTGGATCGATTGATGGGTATATATATAATGGGTAAAATCAGAAAAGATGTTAGGGTAGATATAGGAGAGCTGGAGACAGAATGGCAAAGAATACTAGTCACGTCCCTTTCAGAAGAGTTAGATAAAATACCAGAAAATAAAAGAGAAGATATATTATTTGAGTCGGACATATTCTATCAAACAAAGGAGTCATTGAAAGACGATATAAAAATCCTTTGTCTGGAATTAGAAAAGGTTTTACTAGAAGAAAGATTTCAAGCATTACTTATAGTTTTAAAGAAAAGTGAGATAGACAAGGATTCAGTTTTAGCGCTAGAAACATTGGGAGAGTGTCAAAAGATATCAAAACGTATAGATGAGATTAAGAGTCAATTATAA
- the rpoC gene encoding DNA-directed RNA polymerase subunit beta', giving the protein MKTIDTSDFDYITLKLASPENIRDWSYGEVTKPETINYRTGRSERGGLFDERVFGPEKDYECYCGKYRRIRYKDIICEKCGVEVTKSIVRRERMGHIELASPVAHIWFLRGVPSRMSILLNIPVSDLEKVIYFAGYIITKVHEEEKAKIIKNIESEYKAKVKSIEDEETREKLKNLLVNTKKEIAEIHTGKVLNEISYHHFSLKYGICFEAAIGAEAIFNIFKSLDLEKLKKQTEEMSEKASTIDKEKLERRMSLLRSMIYSKIRPEWMFLSVIPVIPPALRPMVALDGGRHATSDLNDLYRRVINRNNRLKKLKEIGAPDVILRNEKRILQEAVDALIDNSIAKQNDSQAVSQSQKRALKSLSDNLKSKQGLFRQNLLGKRVDYSGRSVIVVGPQLKLNQCGLPKHMALELFRPFIISKILKNELAFNIRGANKLIEEGVPEVWAILEEAIQGKYVMLNRAPTLHRLGIQAFNPVLIEGNAIQVHPLVCTGFNADFDGDQMAVYLPLSNDAQNEARDLMASNKNLLKPQNGDPIVSAKLLDIVLGCYWMTKSVDGEIGEGTYFSSPNQAITAYDYGMISYRSKVFVLPTNTEKYKDLQGKPFETSVGRLLFNSCLPNDFMFVNEEVNQKKMSSILDQVIMRYGIDATPAILDKIKDFGYKYATRSGVTWSIDNVRVPVEKPEIIARGRKEEETIIGQYNDGLLSHEEKYQKVIEIWERIKKELEKIMPSTLDKNGSVYDLVMSGARGSIAQVTQMAGMKGLIQNTTGKIIDFPIVPSYIEGLSPLEYFITTHGSRKGLADTALNTAKAGYLTRRLVDVAQDVMISEDDCGTKEGKRLVKETIAGMEISLAKNIRGRILFADIKDANGEVMFKKGHLISKEESQMIEKAGISEVTVRSPLTCKTLHGICQKCYGLDLGRNKLVDIGEAVGIVAAQAIGEPGTQLTLRTFHAGGVAGVDITQGLPRIEEIFERRVPKNPAVVSETDALVSEVVDKGAERFIKVLSDTKVDGKSNEIVYEVLPRRNILVKVGEKVKKGELLTDGSADINEIFKYGNIELAEEYIVQEINKVYELQGASISRKHIEIIIRQMFSRKKIRHSGDTTFSPGEIVENVELIEENERVESTGGEPAKAENIILGITETSLTTKSWLSAASFQNTNRVLINNAVRGGVDTLRGLKENVIIGRLIPAGTGFRERQKREIDALE; this is encoded by the coding sequence ATGAAAACAATTGATACAAGTGACTTTGACTACATAACACTCAAACTGGCTTCACCTGAAAATATACGCGATTGGTCTTATGGAGAGGTTACAAAACCTGAAACTATAAACTACCGAACTGGACGTTCAGAACGTGGAGGTCTTTTCGATGAGCGAGTTTTCGGTCCAGAAAAAGACTATGAATGTTACTGTGGTAAATACAGACGTATTCGTTACAAGGATATTATATGTGAAAAGTGTGGAGTTGAAGTTACAAAGTCTATAGTTCGACGTGAACGTATGGGACATATTGAGCTTGCAAGTCCAGTTGCTCATATTTGGTTCTTGCGTGGAGTTCCATCTCGTATGTCTATACTTCTAAATATCCCAGTTTCTGACTTAGAAAAAGTAATTTACTTTGCTGGATATATCATCACTAAAGTTCATGAAGAAGAAAAGGCTAAAATCATAAAAAATATAGAAAGTGAATACAAGGCAAAGGTTAAGAGTATTGAAGATGAGGAGACTCGTGAAAAACTTAAAAATCTTCTTGTAAATACAAAGAAAGAAATTGCTGAAATTCATACTGGTAAAGTATTGAACGAAATATCTTACCACCACTTCTCATTGAAGTACGGTATCTGTTTTGAAGCAGCTATTGGAGCTGAGGCTATTTTCAATATATTTAAATCTCTTGATTTAGAAAAATTGAAAAAGCAAACAGAAGAGATGTCTGAAAAGGCAAGTACTATCGATAAAGAAAAGCTAGAGCGCCGTATGTCACTACTTCGTTCAATGATCTATTCAAAGATTCGTCCAGAGTGGATGTTCCTCTCTGTTATACCTGTTATTCCACCAGCATTGCGACCAATGGTTGCTCTTGATGGAGGTAGGCATGCAACTAGTGATCTAAACGATCTATATCGTCGCGTTATAAACCGAAACAATCGTCTAAAGAAACTAAAAGAGATTGGAGCACCAGATGTTATCTTGCGTAACGAAAAACGTATTCTACAAGAAGCAGTAGATGCGCTTATAGATAACTCAATTGCAAAACAAAATGATTCTCAGGCAGTTTCTCAGTCTCAAAAACGAGCACTTAAATCTCTTTCTGATAACCTAAAAAGTAAACAAGGTCTATTTCGTCAAAACCTTCTTGGTAAGCGCGTAGACTATTCAGGACGCTCAGTTATCGTTGTGGGTCCTCAGCTTAAACTAAACCAGTGTGGTCTACCAAAGCACATGGCACTTGAGCTATTCAGACCATTCATAATTTCAAAAATTCTAAAAAATGAACTTGCTTTCAACATACGTGGAGCAAACAAATTGATTGAAGAAGGAGTTCCAGAAGTTTGGGCAATTCTAGAAGAGGCAATTCAAGGTAAATATGTGATGTTGAACCGCGCTCCTACACTTCACAGACTTGGTATTCAAGCTTTCAATCCAGTTCTAATCGAAGGTAATGCTATTCAAGTTCACCCACTTGTTTGTACAGGATTCAACGCTGACTTCGACGGAGACCAGATGGCTGTTTACTTACCTCTTTCAAATGATGCTCAAAACGAGGCTCGTGACTTGATGGCTTCAAATAAAAATCTATTGAAACCTCAAAACGGAGATCCTATCGTATCTGCGAAGCTTCTTGATATCGTGCTTGGTTGTTACTGGATGACAAAGTCAGTTGATGGAGAGATTGGTGAAGGTACATATTTTTCTAGTCCAAACCAAGCAATCACAGCATATGACTACGGAATGATTTCATACAGATCAAAAGTTTTCGTACTTCCTACTAATACAGAAAAGTATAAAGACTTACAAGGAAAACCTTTTGAAACTTCTGTTGGAAGACTATTGTTCAACAGTTGCCTACCAAATGACTTCATGTTCGTAAATGAAGAAGTAAACCAAAAGAAAATGTCTAGTATTCTAGACCAGGTAATTATGCGCTACGGTATCGATGCTACTCCAGCTATTCTAGACAAGATAAAGGACTTCGGATACAAGTACGCTACACGCTCTGGTGTTACTTGGAGTATTGACAATGTACGTGTGCCTGTAGAGAAGCCTGAAATTATTGCACGTGGAAGAAAAGAAGAAGAAACAATTATAGGTCAGTACAACGACGGTCTTCTTTCTCATGAAGAAAAGTACCAAAAAGTAATTGAAATTTGGGAACGTATCAAAAAAGAACTTGAAAAGATAATGCCTTCTACTCTAGATAAAAACGGATCTGTTTATGATCTTGTTATGTCTGGAGCTCGAGGATCTATCGCGCAGGTTACTCAGATGGCTGGTATGAAAGGTTTGATTCAAAATACTACTGGTAAAATTATTGATTTCCCAATCGTGCCTTCATATATAGAAGGTCTATCACCTCTAGAATATTTCATTACTACTCACGGATCACGTAAAGGTCTAGCTGACACTGCTCTAAACACAGCTAAAGCTGGTTACCTAACAAGACGTCTTGTTGATGTTGCTCAGGATGTGATGATTTCTGAAGATGATTGTGGAACAAAAGAAGGAAAGAGATTGGTAAAGGAAACAATCGCAGGTATGGAAATATCTCTTGCGAAAAATATTCGTGGACGCATATTGTTTGCTGATATAAAAGATGCAAATGGAGAAGTGATGTTCAAAAAAGGACATTTGATATCAAAAGAAGAATCACAAATGATTGAGAAAGCTGGAATATCAGAAGTTACAGTACGATCACCACTTACATGTAAAACTCTACACGGTATTTGTCAAAAATGTTACGGACTTGATTTGGGAAGAAATAAGCTTGTTGATATAGGAGAGGCTGTAGGTATTGTGGCTGCACAAGCTATTGGAGAACCTGGTACTCAGCTAACACTTCGAACATTCCACGCCGGAGGTGTGGCGGGTGTCGACATCACTCAAGGTTTGCCTCGTATTGAAGAAATCTTTGAAAGACGTGTTCCTAAGAACCCAGCTGTTGTATCAGAAACTGATGCATTGGTATCTGAGGTTGTAGACAAAGGCGCTGAAAGATTTATAAAAGTTCTATCAGATACAAAAGTTGACGGAAAATCAAATGAGATTGTTTACGAAGTATTACCACGTAGAAACATATTGGTTAAGGTTGGAGAAAAAGTAAAGAAAGGTGAACTTCTAACTGACGGTTCTGCTGATATAAATGAAATATTCAAATACGGTAATATCGAACTTGCTGAAGAATATATCGTTCAAGAAATAAATAAAGTTTATGAATTACAAGGAGCTTCAATTTCTCGTAAGCATATCGAAATAATAATTCGTCAAATGTTCTCAAGAAAGAAAATCAGACACTCAGGTGATACTACATTTTCTCCTGGAGAAATAGTAGAAAATGTTGAGCTTATAGAGGAAAATGAGCGCGTAGAGAGTACTGGAGGAGAACCTGCAAAAGCTGAAAATATAATTCTTGGAATTACAGAAACGTCACTTACTACTAAGAGTTGGCTGTCAGCTGCTTCATTCCAAAACACAAACCGTGTGCTTATAAATAACGCTGTAAGAGGTGGTGTAGATACATTACGCGGACTAAAAGAGAATGTTATCATCGGAAGACTTATTCCTGCAGGAACAGGATTTCGTGAGAGACAAAAAAGAGAGATTGATGCTCTAGAATAA